The Desulfuromonas versatilis genome has a segment encoding these proteins:
- a CDS encoding hybrid sensor histidine kinase/response regulator, with protein MTITAETEPGQGGRVLIVEDEPELLEPLDYSLRKAGFTTFSAADGLNACRQVGACRPELILLDIMLPDLDGWEVCRMIRSHPDERVASIPIIMLTALTATDNKLKGLELGADAYLPKPYSMKEVILQARNLVARRRQQTRLLDEVARLGSRSGVWHDIQDMVFHELRNHLLVIGGFSDVLSRDIPGLGQDRSRSHLEAIRRSSRYLVNLAEEFLMMRKVESGSLVLPRQLVELGALVGEVAKLFEPVAEDRRVQLQVGCEPARGTVLLNAAALKVVLANLLGNAIHYSGAGTTVRLGCLLDGAERLCLEVQDQGPGIPHDEQARIFERYYRGRGQQETTRGSGLGLYIARTLAEAMGGRVGLSSEPGLGSCFRVVLPLPSSAGAGVVPQRRLQ; from the coding sequence ATGACGATCACTGCCGAAACCGAACCGGGGCAGGGGGGGCGGGTTCTGATCGTGGAGGATGAGCCGGAGCTGCTCGAGCCCCTCGACTATTCCCTGCGCAAGGCGGGCTTCACGACCTTTTCCGCTGCCGACGGGCTCAATGCCTGCCGTCAGGTCGGCGCCTGCCGGCCGGAGCTGATCCTGCTCGACATCATGCTGCCTGACCTGGACGGCTGGGAGGTGTGCCGGATGATCCGCAGCCACCCCGACGAGCGGGTTGCCTCGATCCCGATCATCATGCTGACCGCCCTGACCGCCACCGACAACAAGCTGAAGGGCCTCGAGCTGGGTGCCGACGCCTACCTGCCCAAGCCCTATTCCATGAAGGAGGTCATCCTGCAGGCGCGCAACCTGGTCGCGCGCAGGCGGCAGCAGACCCGGCTGCTGGACGAGGTGGCGCGGTTGGGCAGCCGCTCGGGCGTCTGGCACGACATCCAGGACATGGTGTTTCACGAGCTGCGCAACCACCTGCTGGTCATCGGCGGTTTTTCCGATGTGCTGAGCCGGGATATCCCCGGGCTCGGCCAGGACCGCTCGCGCAGCCATCTCGAGGCGATCCGCCGCAGTTCCCGCTACCTGGTCAACCTGGCGGAGGAGTTCCTGATGATGCGCAAGGTCGAGAGCGGCTCCCTGGTCCTGCCGCGCCAGCTCGTCGAGTTGGGTGCGCTGGTCGGGGAGGTCGCCAAGCTGTTTGAGCCCGTGGCCGAGGATCGCCGGGTGCAGCTGCAGGTCGGCTGCGAGCCGGCCCGGGGAACGGTCTTGCTCAACGCCGCGGCCCTCAAGGTGGTGCTGGCCAATCTGCTGGGCAACGCCATTCACTACAGCGGGGCCGGCACGACGGTCAGGCTGGGATGTCTTCTCGATGGCGCCGAGAGGCTCTGCCTCGAGGTGCAGGACCAGGGCCCGGGCATCCCCCACGACGAACAGGCGAGGATCTTCGAACGCTACTATCGCGGCCGCGGCCAGCAGGAGACCACCCGGGGGTCCGGGCTCGGCCTGTATATCGCCCGGACCCTGGCCGAAGCCATGGGCGGGCGGGTCGGCCTTTCCAGCGAACCAGGCCTGGGCAGCTGCTTCCGGGTGGTCCTGCCGCTGCCGTCGAGCGCGGGGGCGGGGGTGGTTCCGCAGCGGAGGCTGCAGTGA
- a CDS encoding glycosyltransferase family 4 protein yields the protein MSEGALRVSIVSETWFPQVNGVSRTLDRLAGYLAERGDRVQLLIPRYREPGPVLPPAIEKREWGGIHLPFYREVQLPMVRPQSVREALEGFSPHLVHIATEGPLGWAALRAARQAGLPAVSSFHTNFPQYLKRYRAGSLEPVAWRYLRGFHNATRMTFCPTPSICRMLVEQGFEGVRLWSRGVDGERFNPRHRDEGVRRGMGFSPEETVITYVGRLAAEKNLEMLLDAWSGLRHQGHCRLLIIGDGPLRGDLQRRAGPRVCFAGYRYGEELARLYAASDLFVFPSLTDTFGNVLLEAMASGLPAVGFRAPGPVDLISDGENGRLVPEVSAAALAGVLDELLADPAALTRMGRQARAFAEAQSWVEILEGLRGAYRSVARPLGRPQ from the coding sequence GTGAGCGAGGGGGCGCTGCGGGTCAGTATCGTCTCGGAAACCTGGTTCCCCCAGGTCAACGGCGTCTCCCGGACCCTGGACCGGCTGGCCGGCTACCTGGCCGAGCGCGGCGACCGGGTGCAGCTGTTGATCCCCCGCTACCGGGAGCCGGGGCCGGTGCTGCCCCCGGCCATCGAAAAACGCGAATGGGGGGGGATTCACCTCCCCTTTTATCGGGAGGTGCAGCTGCCCATGGTCCGCCCGCAGAGCGTCCGGGAGGCCTTGGAGGGGTTCAGCCCGCACCTGGTGCACATCGCCACCGAGGGGCCGCTGGGCTGGGCGGCGCTGCGCGCCGCGCGGCAGGCCGGGCTGCCGGCGGTGAGCTCCTTCCACACCAATTTTCCCCAGTACCTGAAGCGTTACCGGGCCGGTTCCCTGGAGCCCGTCGCCTGGCGCTACCTGCGCGGGTTCCACAACGCCACCCGCATGACCTTCTGCCCGACCCCGTCCATCTGCCGAATGCTGGTCGAGCAGGGGTTCGAAGGCGTGCGGCTGTGGAGCCGCGGGGTGGATGGCGAGCGGTTTAACCCCCGCCACCGGGACGAGGGGGTGCGTCGCGGGATGGGGTTCTCCCCCGAGGAGACCGTCATCACTTACGTCGGCCGGCTGGCCGCGGAAAAGAACCTGGAGATGCTCCTCGATGCCTGGTCCGGCCTTCGCCACCAGGGCCACTGCCGACTGCTGATCATCGGCGACGGGCCCCTGCGCGGCGATCTGCAGCGCCGGGCGGGCCCTCGGGTCTGCTTCGCCGGCTACCGCTACGGGGAGGAGCTGGCCCGGCTGTACGCGGCCTCGGATCTGTTCGTGTTTCCTTCGCTGACCGACACCTTCGGCAACGTGCTGCTCGAGGCCATGGCCTCGGGGCTGCCGGCGGTGGGGTTTCGCGCCCCCGGGCCGGTGGATCTGATCAGCGACGGCGAAAACGGCCGCCTGGTCCCCGAGGTGAGCGCCGCGGCGCTGGCCGGGGTACTCGATGAACTGCTGGCCGACCCCGCCGCCCTGACCCGCATGGGCCGCCAGGCGCGCGCCTTTGCCGAGGCCCAGAGCTGGGTCGAGATTCTCGAGGGGCTGCGCGGCGCCTACCGGTCGGTGGCCAGGCCCCTGGGGCGTCCCCAGTGA
- a CDS encoding Ppx/GppA phosphatase family protein produces MRPPRLAAIDIGTNSIRCIIVEIVENGDFRILDDEKAMVRLGEGLYASGAISGGAWERAREALLRMRKIMDGLGVETIEAVATSAVRKAANGAEFLVAMERETGIGVRLIDGEEEAELAALSAWHHFDMANARYLLVDIGGGSVEVVSAVGRHIEEITSLELGAVFLTEHFLAADPIPDKELSHLRKHIRQQLRAALDPADFPVRYLIGSGGTMTTIAGMVKAGRKERYDSVHGYEVLHSEIVHLLAMLARKTCKERRSLPGLSPERADIIVAGVAVVDELMRLSGTNLLKVNERGIREGLILKSLQKHGYLERRRTVRDWRTSVQDFARSCHVDEGHGEQVAKLALQLFDALAQPFSLAERERQLLEAAALLHDVGYFISYSAHHKHSYHLIRYASLFDFSPREKELIANLARYHRKALPKKKHEGFAGLGREDQALVKRLGGILRLADGLDRRRSGAVSALQCELADGALRVRLEGAEDLSVELYGGQVKGDLFEQAFGCRLELTAT; encoded by the coding sequence GTGAGACCCCCCCGCCTCGCGGCCATCGACATAGGCACCAACTCCATCCGCTGCATCATCGTTGAGATCGTGGAAAACGGCGACTTTCGGATTCTCGACGACGAGAAGGCCATGGTAAGGCTCGGCGAAGGGCTGTATGCCTCGGGCGCCATCTCCGGGGGGGCCTGGGAGCGGGCCCGCGAGGCGCTGCTGCGGATGCGCAAGATCATGGACGGGCTGGGGGTGGAGACCATCGAGGCGGTGGCCACCAGCGCGGTGCGCAAGGCTGCCAACGGGGCCGAGTTCCTGGTCGCCATGGAACGCGAGACGGGGATCGGGGTGCGGCTCATCGACGGCGAGGAGGAAGCGGAGCTGGCGGCGCTCAGCGCCTGGCACCATTTCGACATGGCCAATGCCCGCTACCTGCTGGTGGATATCGGCGGCGGCAGCGTCGAGGTGGTGTCGGCGGTCGGCCGGCACATCGAGGAGATCACCTCGCTGGAGCTGGGGGCGGTTTTTCTCACCGAGCATTTCCTGGCCGCGGACCCGATCCCCGACAAGGAACTCTCGCACCTGCGCAAGCACATCCGCCAGCAGCTGCGCGCCGCTCTGGATCCCGCGGACTTTCCGGTGCGCTACCTGATCGGCTCGGGCGGGACGATGACCACCATCGCCGGGATGGTCAAGGCCGGCCGCAAGGAGCGCTACGATTCGGTGCACGGCTACGAGGTGCTGCACTCGGAGATCGTCCACCTGCTGGCGATGCTGGCGCGAAAAACCTGCAAGGAGCGCAGGTCGCTGCCGGGGCTCAGCCCCGAGCGGGCCGACATCATCGTCGCCGGGGTGGCGGTGGTCGATGAGCTGATGCGGCTCTCCGGCACCAACCTGCTCAAGGTCAACGAGCGCGGCATCCGTGAGGGACTGATCCTCAAGAGCCTGCAGAAGCACGGTTATCTCGAGCGCCGCCGCACGGTGCGCGACTGGCGCACCTCGGTGCAGGATTTCGCCCGCAGCTGCCATGTGGACGAAGGCCACGGCGAGCAGGTCGCCAAGCTGGCGCTGCAGCTCTTCGATGCCCTGGCACAGCCCTTCTCCCTGGCCGAGCGCGAGCGCCAGCTGCTCGAGGCGGCCGCCCTGCTCCACGACGTTGGCTACTTCATCAGCTACTCGGCCCATCACAAGCACTCCTACCACCTGATCCGCTACGCCAGCCTGTTCGATTTCTCCCCCCGGGAAAAGGAGCTGATCGCCAACCTGGCCCGCTATCACCGCAAGGCCCTGCCGAAAAAGAAGCACGAGGGGTTCGCCGGGCTGGGCCGCGAGGACCAGGCGCTGGTGAAAAGGCTCGGCGGCATCCTGCGCCTCGCCGACGGCCTGGACCGGCGCCGCAGCGGGGCGGTGAGCGCCCTGCAATGCGAGCTGGCCGACGGGGCCCTGCGGGTCAGGCTCGAGGGCGCCGAGGACCTGTCGGTGGAGCTCTACGGCGGGCAGGTCAAGGGGGATCTGTTCGAGCAGGCCTTCGGCTGCCGCCTGGAACTCACCGCCACCTGA
- a CDS encoding methyl-accepting chemotaxis protein: MISNSIGRRLAAGFAAVVALVALMCLVTLWATRGVKQANLDVSRALDSAIAAQDQSAQSEALIGLVRQTRAELDRAVGALRDALLQNRDEVGLFEEGKPDPLAAFLNAPESARLVESLAEGAAGLDKLGKARQALLEADEKLRGMWRPRHEGLANGLNDLKRAQIYWALKVANMIFIQSSIGELLDEELADTPLAEFKAGPLYQRFAPGFAPLAAAVERAEPVNARLWETSYKLNSLTYESKWEQVRKLYRDEVPSAIKSMAVDLDGVLALEEQALRAQEKTVALLNGPLNEVYRQVVALLDEMEGQLEQRVLQQASVVAAASEVLRDKRQGVEDKLLGLERVNLVLTLVVIVLGALVGWRITRSITGPLALTVGMLRGLDAGVLDQRLEMRRRDEIGQLARCMDAFADNLQHEVITAFRKLAAGDFTFRAGGVISQPLAEANGALCGLMEQVKQSGSRIAAGAEQIADASRILSEGATEQASSLEQISSSMTEMAARTRQNAAQAGDASRYSAAAREAVAAGSRQMSSLVEAMEGVKQSSKDISRIIKTIDDIAFQTNLLALNAAVEAARAGKHGKGFAVVAEEVRSLAGRSAKAARETAQLIEGAAARAEVGVELAGQTAGSLAETSSQITRVSELMAGIAVASKDQAAGIAEVSQGLEQIDRVTQQNTASAEQSAGAAGELAAQAQLLRQMLDRFKVAELAEEELPAAGEDAEPRLLDWGLALD; encoded by the coding sequence ATGATTTCCAACTCGATCGGCAGGAGATTGGCAGCGGGGTTCGCGGCGGTAGTCGCCCTGGTGGCGTTGATGTGCCTGGTGACCCTCTGGGCGACCCGCGGGGTCAAGCAGGCCAACCTGGATGTCTCCCGGGCCCTCGATTCGGCCATCGCCGCCCAGGACCAGTCGGCGCAGTCCGAGGCCCTGATCGGCCTGGTTCGCCAGACCCGCGCCGAGCTCGATCGGGCGGTCGGCGCCTTGCGCGACGCCCTGCTGCAGAACCGGGACGAGGTGGGGCTGTTCGAGGAGGGCAAGCCCGATCCCCTGGCCGCCTTTCTGAATGCCCCCGAAAGCGCCCGGCTGGTCGAGTCCCTGGCGGAGGGCGCGGCAGGGCTGGATAAGCTCGGCAAGGCCAGGCAGGCTCTGCTCGAGGCGGATGAGAAGCTGCGCGGGATGTGGCGGCCGCGCCACGAGGGGCTGGCCAATGGACTCAATGACCTCAAGCGGGCCCAGATCTACTGGGCTCTGAAGGTGGCCAACATGATTTTCATCCAGAGTTCCATCGGCGAACTGCTCGACGAGGAACTGGCCGACACCCCGCTCGCCGAATTCAAGGCCGGTCCCCTCTACCAGCGTTTCGCCCCGGGTTTCGCCCCGCTGGCCGCGGCCGTCGAGCGGGCCGAACCGGTCAATGCCCGGCTCTGGGAGACTTCCTACAAGCTGAATTCCCTCACCTATGAGAGCAAGTGGGAGCAGGTCCGCAAGCTGTACCGCGACGAGGTCCCCTCGGCCATCAAGTCGATGGCCGTCGACCTCGACGGCGTCCTGGCCCTGGAGGAGCAGGCCCTCAGAGCCCAGGAAAAGACCGTGGCCCTGCTCAACGGTCCGCTGAACGAGGTCTACCGGCAGGTGGTGGCTCTGCTCGACGAGATGGAAGGGCAGCTGGAACAACGGGTCCTGCAGCAGGCCTCGGTGGTCGCCGCAGCCTCCGAGGTGCTGCGGGACAAGCGGCAGGGTGTGGAAGATAAGCTGCTGGGGCTGGAGCGGGTCAACCTGGTGCTGACCCTGGTGGTGATCGTCCTGGGGGCCCTGGTGGGCTGGCGGATCACCCGTTCCATCACCGGGCCGCTGGCCCTCACCGTCGGCATGCTGCGCGGCCTCGACGCCGGGGTCCTGGACCAGCGCCTGGAGATGCGCCGCCGGGATGAAATCGGTCAGCTCGCCCGCTGCATGGATGCCTTTGCCGACAACCTGCAGCACGAGGTTATCACCGCCTTCCGGAAGCTGGCGGCAGGGGATTTCACCTTCCGCGCCGGCGGGGTGATCAGCCAGCCGCTGGCCGAGGCCAATGGCGCCCTGTGCGGGCTCATGGAGCAGGTCAAACAATCCGGAAGCCGGATCGCCGCCGGGGCCGAGCAGATCGCCGACGCCAGCCGGATCCTCTCCGAGGGCGCCACGGAGCAGGCCAGCTCCCTGGAGCAGATTTCCAGCTCCATGACCGAAATGGCCGCGCGGACCCGGCAGAACGCTGCGCAGGCGGGGGATGCCAGCCGGTATTCGGCGGCGGCGCGCGAGGCGGTGGCGGCGGGGAGCCGGCAGATGAGCTCCCTGGTCGAGGCCATGGAGGGGGTCAAGCAGTCGAGCAAGGACATCTCCCGGATCATCAAGACCATCGACGACATCGCCTTCCAGACCAACCTGCTGGCCCTCAACGCCGCCGTGGAGGCGGCCCGGGCCGGCAAGCACGGCAAGGGGTTCGCGGTGGTCGCCGAGGAGGTCCGTTCGCTGGCGGGGCGCAGCGCCAAGGCCGCCCGGGAGACCGCCCAGTTGATCGAAGGGGCGGCGGCCCGGGCCGAGGTGGGGGTGGAGCTCGCCGGGCAGACCGCCGGATCGCTCGCCGAGACCAGTTCGCAGATTACCCGGGTATCGGAGTTGATGGCCGGGATCGCGGTCGCCTCCAAGGATCAGGCGGCCGGCATCGCCGAGGTGAGTCAGGGGCTGGAGCAGATCGACCGGGTGACCCAGCAGAACACCGCCAGCGCCGAGCAGAGCGCCGGCGCAGCCGGGGAGCTGGCCGCCCAGGCCCAGCTGCTGCGGCAGATGCTCGACCGCTTCAAGGTGGCGGAGCTGGCCGAGGAAGAGCTGCCCGCTGCCGGCGAAGATGCCGAGCCCAGGCTTCTCGACTGGGGGCTTGCGCTGGATTGA
- a CDS encoding helix-hairpin-helix domain-containing protein — MEKRVQDELRRIRGIGEVLAQRLVEAGIDSHAKLAELGEEGLARIRGVQPRMIPAILEQARGLAAEEEQAPEEKTAALRAGLARVREQVQQLVARARERLGGKLKGDREKRLEKQERKLLSGLERFEALCGARPKQAAKRLAKIEKRLDGLEQAGARSLARGLKKARRPLKRTRA; from the coding sequence ATGGAGAAGAGGGTGCAGGACGAGCTGCGGCGCATCAGGGGGATCGGCGAGGTGCTGGCACAGCGGCTGGTGGAGGCGGGGATCGACAGTCATGCCAAGCTGGCCGAACTCGGCGAAGAGGGGCTCGCCCGGATCCGCGGCGTGCAGCCGAGGATGATCCCTGCGATCCTCGAACAGGCGCGGGGCCTGGCCGCCGAGGAGGAGCAGGCCCCCGAGGAGAAGACGGCGGCGCTGCGCGCGGGCCTGGCGCGGGTCCGGGAGCAGGTGCAGCAACTGGTGGCTCGGGCCCGCGAGCGCCTGGGCGGCAAATTGAAGGGTGACCGGGAAAAGCGCCTGGAAAAACAGGAGCGCAAGCTGCTGAGCGGGCTGGAGCGCTTCGAGGCGCTGTGCGGGGCGCGCCCCAAACAGGCCGCCAAGCGGCTGGCCAAGATCGAGAAACGGCTCGACGGGCTGGAGCAGGCCGGGGCCAGGAGCCTGGCCCGCGGACTGAAAAAGGCCCGCCGCCCCCTCAAGCGGACCCGCGCCTGA
- a CDS encoding phosphatase PAP2 family protein, with protein MAASDTLKVFAAYYSQHITPREARLMQRFCQLRSSILLTLLFRTASRLGDGPLWVACGVLLAAFGGSAERLAVAAGLLAVGSSVALFMAVKDLIGRPRPCEAWLDLASLMAAPDRFSFPSGHTMTAFAVYGAFATLLPGSVALFLPLAVLIGLSRVFLGLHYPTDVLVGALLGTALGRLSSWGVMALAL; from the coding sequence ATGGCAGCCTCGGACACGCTCAAGGTTTTCGCCGCCTACTATTCGCAGCACATTACCCCCCGCGAAGCCCGGCTCATGCAGCGCTTCTGCCAGTTGCGCAGCTCCATCCTGCTCACCCTGCTGTTTCGCACCGCCAGCCGGCTGGGCGACGGCCCGCTCTGGGTGGCCTGCGGGGTGCTGCTGGCGGCTTTCGGCGGCAGCGCCGAACGTCTCGCGGTAGCCGCCGGGCTGCTGGCGGTGGGAAGCTCGGTCGCCCTGTTCATGGCGGTCAAGGACCTCATCGGCCGGCCCCGCCCCTGCGAGGCCTGGCTCGACCTGGCCAGCCTGATGGCCGCACCCGACCGCTTCTCCTTCCCCTCGGGGCATACCATGACGGCCTTCGCCGTGTATGGCGCGTTCGCCACCCTGCTGCCCGGATCGGTCGCTCTTTTCTTGCCCCTGGCGGTGCTGATCGGGCTTTCCCGGGTGTTCCTGGGGCTGCATTACCCCACCGACGTGCTGGTGGGGGCCCTGCTGGGAACCGCCCTGGGCCGTCTCTCCTCCTGGGGGGTGATGGCCCTGGCGCTGTGA
- the ppk1 gene encoding polyphosphate kinase 1, whose amino-acid sequence MTDPIPAATPSSSDSSVKLETIVPKTSRSKPPAESKKLLAPPPDLDAPELYLNRELTWLQFNQRVLNEALDERTPLLERVKFAAIAGSNLDEFFMKRIGGLKQQVAAKVLERTVDGRTPAEQIRECYTFVRRHQKEKQQILGQLRQDLKQQGIVILGYDQLSSEDREQVRKDYYDNIYPLVTPQSIDPAHPFPFISNLSLNLLVTLRYENDQEQSLARVKVPISAGAPRFLRVGQQNRFVLLEQVMANNLDMLFPGMEVLGYEIFRVTRNANTERSQEHADDLLALIESTLQERRFAPIVRLEVLPGTDPVLRGRLAAELDLDEEEDVFEVEGILGTRDFFEIAALNIPELKDRVHHPIDHPALQSSRSIFHIIRDAGAILLQHPYEAFSSSVERFLREAATDPKVRGIKMTLYRTSSRSPILDYLIQAAQNGKQVAVVVELKARFDEAANIRLATRLEEAGIHVTYGVVGLKTHAKIILVVRQDYNGLRRYVHIGTGNYHPETSRIYSDLGLLVYDKEIGQDATELFNYLTTGYTPKRNYQRLLMAPKVLKKALLEKIAREAELHDRQSPGHIIFKMNALEDADVVRALYQAAMAGVKIDLLIRDSCRVRPGLKGISENMRVISIVGRFLEHARVYYFRNGGQEEYLIGSADAMKRNLESRVEVVTPVEDPQLRQDIHTMLETQLGDRRSAWEMQPDGSYQQRRPQADEDPRSSQELLIELAARRNKDVTRLKKRKAKGFGGRNLR is encoded by the coding sequence ATGACGGACCCAATCCCGGCCGCAACCCCTTCATCCTCGGATTCGTCAGTGAAGCTCGAAACCATTGTGCCCAAAACCTCCCGCAGCAAACCTCCGGCCGAAAGCAAAAAGCTGTTGGCGCCTCCGCCCGATCTGGATGCGCCCGAGCTGTACCTGAACCGCGAGCTGACCTGGCTGCAGTTCAACCAGCGGGTGCTCAACGAAGCCCTGGACGAGCGCACCCCCCTGCTCGAGCGGGTGAAATTCGCGGCCATCGCCGGCTCGAACCTCGACGAGTTTTTCATGAAACGCATCGGCGGGCTCAAGCAGCAGGTGGCCGCCAAGGTGCTGGAGCGCACCGTGGACGGGCGCACTCCCGCCGAGCAGATCCGCGAGTGCTACACCTTCGTACGCCGCCACCAGAAGGAGAAGCAGCAGATCCTCGGCCAGCTGCGCCAGGACCTCAAGCAGCAGGGGATCGTCATCCTCGGCTACGACCAGCTGAGCAGCGAGGACCGCGAACAGGTTCGCAAGGACTACTACGACAACATCTACCCGCTGGTCACCCCCCAGTCCATCGACCCGGCCCACCCCTTCCCCTTTATCTCCAACCTCTCGCTCAACCTGCTGGTGACCCTGCGCTACGAGAACGACCAGGAGCAGTCCCTGGCCCGGGTCAAGGTGCCGATCAGCGCCGGCGCGCCGCGCTTTTTGCGCGTCGGCCAGCAAAACCGCTTCGTGCTGCTCGAACAGGTGATGGCCAACAACCTCGACATGCTCTTCCCCGGCATGGAGGTGCTCGGCTACGAGATCTTCCGGGTGACCCGCAACGCCAACACCGAACGCTCCCAGGAGCACGCCGACGACCTGCTGGCGCTCATCGAATCGACCCTGCAGGAGCGCAGGTTCGCCCCCATCGTGCGCCTCGAGGTGCTGCCGGGCACCGACCCGGTGCTGCGCGGGCGGCTGGCCGCCGAGCTGGACCTGGACGAGGAGGAGGACGTCTTCGAGGTCGAGGGGATCCTCGGCACCCGCGACTTTTTCGAAATCGCCGCCCTCAACATCCCCGAGCTCAAGGACCGCGTCCACCACCCCATCGACCACCCCGCCCTGCAGAGCAGCCGCAGCATCTTTCACATCATCCGCGACGCCGGCGCGATCCTGCTGCAGCACCCCTACGAGGCCTTCTCCTCCTCGGTGGAGCGGTTCCTGCGCGAAGCCGCCACCGACCCCAAGGTGCGCGGCATCAAGATGACCCTCTACCGCACCTCGAGCCGCAGCCCGATCCTCGACTACCTGATCCAGGCGGCGCAGAACGGCAAGCAGGTGGCGGTGGTGGTGGAGCTCAAGGCGCGTTTCGACGAGGCGGCCAACATCCGCCTGGCCACCCGCCTCGAGGAGGCGGGCATCCACGTCACCTACGGGGTGGTGGGGCTCAAGACCCACGCCAAGATCATCCTGGTGGTGCGCCAGGACTACAACGGCCTGCGCCGCTACGTGCACATCGGCACCGGCAACTACCACCCGGAGACCTCGCGCATCTACAGCGACCTGGGGCTGCTGGTCTACGACAAGGAGATCGGCCAGGACGCCACCGAGCTGTTCAATTACCTGACCACCGGCTACACCCCCAAGCGCAACTACCAGCGCCTGCTGATGGCCCCCAAGGTGCTCAAGAAGGCCCTGCTGGAGAAGATCGCCCGCGAAGCCGAGCTGCACGACAGGCAGAGCCCGGGACACATCATTTTCAAGATGAACGCCCTGGAGGACGCCGATGTGGTGCGCGCCCTCTACCAGGCGGCCATGGCCGGGGTCAAAATCGACCTGCTCATCCGCGACAGCTGCCGGGTGCGGCCGGGGCTCAAGGGCATCTCGGAGAACATGAGGGTCATCTCCATCGTCGGCCGCTTCCTCGAACATGCCCGGGTCTACTACTTCCGCAACGGCGGCCAGGAGGAGTACCTGATCGGCTCGGCCGACGCCATGAAGCGCAACCTCGAGTCCCGGGTGGAGGTGGTGACGCCGGTGGAGGACCCCCAGCTGCGCCAGGATATCCATACCATGCTCGAGACCCAGCTGGGCGACCGGCGCAGCGCCTGGGAGATGCAGCCCGACGGCAGCTACCAGCAGCGCCGGCCGCAGGCGGACGAGGACCCCCGCAGCAGCCAGGAGCTCCTCATCGAACTGGCGGCGCGCCGCAACAAGGACGTCACCCGTCTGAAAAAACGCAAGGCCAAGGGGTTCGGCGGCCGCAACCTGCGCTGA
- a CDS encoding DUF6639 family protein, which yields MKRMIGLVLLLAVQAASGFAGERACPGQPAVLVASEDGEAYVEICAAAEKALAFLGRYALHLKQPVTIDIVEEKIDNHGYLAYGSYQSGQQRIRLMSYAAILANAENPTMYDEPFDRVHYAGVVAHEVAHAVVDQHIKVKKFAMAPQEYLAHATQLAVLPEARRTAIIQAMKVKPWEGGDSVSHIYMAMNPGKFAVKSYLHLTSLAEPAGFIQILLNNNWLYVHVPKG from the coding sequence ATGAAGCGCATGATCGGGCTGGTGTTGCTGTTGGCCGTGCAGGCCGCGTCGGGCTTTGCCGGGGAGCGCGCCTGCCCCGGGCAACCCGCGGTGCTGGTCGCCAGCGAGGACGGCGAGGCGTACGTCGAGATCTGCGCGGCGGCGGAAAAAGCCCTCGCTTTTCTCGGCCGCTACGCTCTGCATCTCAAGCAGCCGGTCACCATCGATATTGTCGAGGAGAAGATCGACAACCACGGCTACCTGGCCTACGGCAGCTACCAGAGCGGCCAGCAGCGCATCCGCCTCATGTCCTATGCGGCCATCCTGGCCAACGCCGAAAACCCGACCATGTACGACGAGCCCTTCGACCGGGTCCATTACGCGGGGGTGGTGGCCCACGAGGTGGCCCATGCGGTGGTCGACCAGCATATCAAGGTAAAGAAGTTCGCCATGGCGCCGCAGGAGTACCTGGCCCATGCCACCCAGCTGGCGGTGCTACCCGAAGCCCGGCGCACCGCCATCATCCAGGCGATGAAGGTCAAGCCCTGGGAGGGAGGGGATTCGGTCAGCCACATCTACATGGCCATGAATCCGGGGAAATTCGCCGTCAAATCCTATCTGCATCTGACCTCGCTGGCCGAGCCGGCCGGCTTCATCCAGATCCTGCTCAACAACAACTGGCTCTACGTGCACGTCCCCAAGGGGTGA